Proteins encoded within one genomic window of Tidjanibacter massiliensis:
- the ribH gene encoding 6,7-dimethyl-8-ribityllumazine synthase translates to MATKNLSHFEAPLPSAADMKFGIVVSEWNPEVTNALRDGAVRTLRECGCSDENIIVRYVPGTFELPMGARFFAEHTDVDGVIALGCVVKGETPHFDYVCLGATKGISDVMLEWDMPVAFGVLTTLDQQQALDRAGGRLGNKGDEAAVAAVKMVRLQREFELSAEASMNPRNVN, encoded by the coding sequence ATGGCGACCAAAAACCTTTCACATTTTGAGGCACCGCTCCCTTCTGCGGCCGATATGAAATTCGGCATTGTCGTTTCGGAGTGGAATCCGGAAGTAACCAACGCACTGCGGGACGGAGCCGTGAGGACGCTGCGCGAATGCGGATGCAGCGACGAGAACATCATCGTACGATACGTGCCGGGCACGTTTGAACTCCCCATGGGAGCGCGTTTCTTTGCGGAACATACCGATGTGGACGGCGTGATTGCGCTCGGCTGCGTGGTAAAGGGCGAGACGCCGCACTTCGATTACGTCTGCCTCGGAGCGACGAAGGGTATCAGCGATGTCATGCTGGAGTGGGATATGCCGGTGGCGTTCGGCGTATTGACCACCCTCGACCAGCAGCAGGCGCTTGACCGGGCCGGCGGTCGGTTGGGCAACAAGGGAGACGAGGCCGCGGTGGCTGCTGTCAAAATGGTAAGGTTGCAGCGCGAGTTCGAACTCTCTGCGGAGGCGAGTATGAATCCCCGCAATGTGAACTGA
- a CDS encoding DUF4252 domain-containing protein: MKKLLILTALCCCPLLSYGQTDGFMKLYEKYSGCEGYTTVEMAGEMFRAINDADGTDSGAPGLNNVNRMIIIVAETGNKVFAEEVKAVLQSGEYATVSAVHDGSQSVEFFIRQEEGHTTEVVMNVYDGTEHIVMLLDGYDLNISQISRITGPGISIP; encoded by the coding sequence ATGAAAAAGTTATTGATACTGACGGCCCTCTGCTGCTGCCCACTGCTCTCCTACGGACAGACGGACGGCTTCATGAAGCTGTATGAGAAATATTCGGGCTGCGAAGGATATACCACGGTAGAGATGGCGGGCGAAATGTTTCGGGCCATCAATGACGCCGACGGCACCGATTCCGGAGCGCCCGGACTGAATAACGTAAACCGAATGATTATCATCGTGGCGGAGACCGGCAACAAGGTATTCGCCGAGGAGGTCAAAGCGGTGCTCCAAAGCGGGGAATACGCAACGGTCAGTGCCGTACATGACGGCAGCCAAAGCGTAGAGTTTTTCATCCGGCAGGAGGAGGGGCATACGACGGAAGTGGTGATGAACGTTTACGACGGAACGGAACACATCGTCATGCTGCTCGACGGCTATGACCTCAACATCAGCCAGATTTCCCGCATCACGGGCCCTGGCATCTCCATACCCTGA
- a CDS encoding outer membrane beta-barrel protein → MKRFAFLLAVLVSAVMDIETAEAQHTVTGDRRQVVITNPDGERVVDIRQPDDGRIVVRVASVEIVMNDNGRERTAGAPVPPKRRAAAFGDSDFQSFFELGINTLPRPDYTLYGTLPDGLYDFMDLNNAKSLQFAFSLSDVTLYLNASRNLSLTAALQLVFNEYVFSQNVRLTKQNGMLVPEAIAPSYKKSKLSTSSLQVPVVFTIGRSDMFHLSLGVYGGVCIGSHTKIKFPKEKAYGMYMNPFYAGITARAGFHGFYIYCNYGVTDLFKYGKGPAVSPMTIGLGFGF, encoded by the coding sequence ATGAAAAGGTTTGCTTTTTTACTCGCCGTACTGGTATCTGCGGTCATGGATATCGAAACGGCAGAGGCCCAGCACACGGTTACCGGCGACAGGAGACAAGTAGTGATAACGAATCCCGACGGAGAACGGGTCGTCGATATACGACAGCCCGACGACGGACGCATCGTGGTGCGGGTGGCGTCGGTCGAAATAGTCATGAATGACAACGGCCGGGAACGTACCGCAGGCGCTCCCGTTCCGCCGAAACGACGGGCTGCGGCATTCGGCGACTCAGACTTCCAATCCTTCTTCGAGCTGGGCATCAACACACTGCCACGGCCGGACTACACGCTGTACGGTACGCTGCCCGACGGGCTGTATGACTTCATGGACCTGAACAACGCCAAATCGCTTCAGTTCGCCTTCTCGCTCAGCGATGTGACGCTCTACCTCAACGCCTCCCGAAACCTCTCCCTCACGGCGGCACTCCAGCTCGTCTTCAACGAATACGTCTTCTCCCAGAACGTAAGGCTCACGAAACAGAACGGCATGCTCGTACCCGAAGCCATTGCTCCGAGTTACAAAAAATCCAAACTAAGCACCTCCTCGCTTCAGGTACCGGTCGTATTCACTATCGGCCGTTCCGACATGTTCCACCTGTCGCTGGGCGTTTACGGCGGGGTGTGCATAGGCAGCCATACGAAGATAAAGTTTCCGAAGGAGAAGGCTTACGGCATGTACATGAATCCATTTTATGCGGGTATCACCGCCCGGGCGGGTTTCCACGGCTTCTACATCTACTGCAACTACGGAGTGACAGACCTGTTCAAATACGGCAAGGGACCGGCCGTATCGCCCATGACCATCGGGCTCGGATTCGGTTTCTGA
- a CDS encoding RNA polymerase sigma factor, with protein MDQAEFAARLIPLKDKIFRFARAILSDVSEAEDVTQDVFEKLWKSRGSLDGCTNLEAFVMVSVRNLCYDRLRSRRTKQEKLGMLRNETDNAAQEWATDHLDTHELLRRAMETLPEKQRTIMHLRDIENYDIDRIAEIVGMEGPTVRVLLSRARKRVRERFKAIMDYGIG; from the coding sequence ATGGACCAAGCAGAGTTCGCTGCACGCCTCATACCACTGAAAGACAAGATATTCCGTTTCGCACGGGCTATCCTGTCGGACGTATCCGAGGCCGAAGATGTCACGCAGGACGTTTTCGAAAAGCTATGGAAAAGCCGCGGTTCGCTGGACGGCTGTACGAATCTGGAGGCTTTCGTCATGGTCAGCGTCCGCAACCTCTGTTACGACAGACTCCGCAGCCGGCGGACGAAACAAGAGAAACTCGGCATGCTCCGCAACGAAACGGACAACGCGGCACAGGAATGGGCGACAGACCATCTCGACACGCACGAACTGCTCCGCAGGGCAATGGAAACGCTGCCGGAAAAACAGCGCACCATCATGCATCTGCGCGACATAGAGAACTACGATATCGACCGCATCGCAGAGATAGTGGGCATGGAAGGGCCAACCGTCCGGGTACTGTTGTCAAGGGCCCGCAAGAGGGTCAGAGAGAGATTCAAAGCAATAATGGATTATGGCATCGGATAA
- a CDS encoding superoxide dismutase — protein MTHKMPELPYAKDALEPHISRETIEYHYGKHLQAYVDNLNKLIPGTEYEDVSLEEIIRRAEGPIFNNGAQVWNHTFYFNTFSPKPQEKPEGKLLDALEKKYGSFDSFKAEFEKKATGLFGSGWTWLVKDASGALDIVNESNAGNPIRNGRTPLMVMDVWEHAYYIDYRNRRADSVKATWHVIDWKKVGERF, from the coding sequence ATGACACATAAAATGCCGGAACTGCCCTACGCGAAAGATGCGTTGGAGCCCCATATCAGCAGGGAGACGATAGAATACCATTACGGAAAGCATCTGCAGGCTTACGTGGATAACCTCAACAAGCTCATCCCCGGTACGGAGTATGAGGATGTATCGCTGGAGGAGATTATTCGTCGGGCTGAAGGGCCGATTTTCAACAACGGCGCGCAGGTGTGGAACCACACCTTTTACTTCAATACCTTCTCGCCGAAGCCGCAGGAGAAACCGGAGGGAAAGCTGCTGGATGCGTTGGAGAAGAAATACGGTTCTTTCGATAGTTTCAAGGCCGAATTCGAGAAGAAGGCTACCGGACTGTTCGGGTCGGGTTGGACATGGCTGGTGAAGGACGCGTCGGGTGCGCTCGATATCGTGAATGAATCCAATGCCGGTAATCCGATAAGAAACGGCCGGACACCGCTCATGGTGATGGACGTATGGGAACATGCCTACTATATCGACTATCGCAATCGCCGGGCCGATTCGGTCAAAGCCACCTGGCATGTCATCGACTGGAAAAAGGTCGGAGAGCGGTTTTAG
- the tpiA gene encoding triose-phosphate isomerase — MRKKIVAGNWKMNTLPAEGVELAKAVAARRHETDSSVELIVCPPFTHLSEVVKATRGKGVAVGAQNCAAEEKGAYTGEVSAAMLAALGVEYVILGHSERREYYGETSATLNRKLAMAYTNNLIPIYCVGEKLEEREAGRHFDIVGAQLREVVYNLTPEQFTSLVVAYEPVWAIGTGKTATSEQAEEMHAHIRRTLAEKFGAAADATPILYGGSCKPSNAQELFAKPDVDGGLIGGAALEADSFIRIGQSF; from the coding sequence ATGAGAAAAAAAATCGTTGCGGGCAACTGGAAAATGAATACCCTGCCCGCAGAGGGAGTGGAACTGGCCAAGGCCGTCGCAGCCAGGCGCCACGAAACGGACAGCAGCGTGGAACTCATCGTCTGTCCGCCGTTCACCCACCTCAGCGAGGTGGTGAAGGCTACGCGCGGCAAAGGCGTAGCGGTCGGTGCGCAGAACTGTGCCGCCGAGGAGAAGGGAGCCTACACGGGCGAAGTATCGGCCGCCATGCTGGCCGCACTCGGCGTGGAGTACGTCATCCTCGGCCACTCGGAAAGGCGCGAATACTACGGTGAAACGAGTGCCACGCTCAACCGGAAACTCGCCATGGCATACACCAACAACCTCATTCCGATATACTGCGTGGGCGAAAAGCTCGAAGAACGCGAAGCGGGCCGGCACTTCGACATCGTCGGGGCACAGCTCCGGGAGGTGGTCTATAACCTGACACCCGAACAGTTCACCTCGCTCGTCGTAGCCTACGAACCCGTATGGGCGATAGGTACCGGCAAAACGGCTACATCGGAACAGGCTGAAGAGATGCACGCCCACATCCGTCGGACGCTGGCCGAAAAATTCGGCGCTGCCGCCGACGCCACCCCGATACTCTACGGCGGCTCGTGCAAACCCTCCAACGCCCAGGAACTCTTCGCAAAACCCGATGTGGACGGCGGTCTCATCGGCGGAGCGGCCCTCGAAGCGGATTCGTTCATCCGAATAGGCCAATCGTTCTAA
- the lysS gene encoding lysine--tRNA ligase, with the protein MSYNELSEQEQLRRNSLAALRELGIEPYPAAEYPVTATAAEIAADFDPEKGNFQQVSIAGRIMGRRIMGSASFFELQDHTGRIQVYIRRDDICPEGDPTLYNTVFKKLLDIGDFVGVKGFAFITQTGELSVHCRELTVLGKSIRPLPVVKEKDGKVYDAFTDPDTRYRQRYVDLVVNPQVREVFAKRAKIIATMRRFFDERGYLEVETPILQPIPGGAAARPFITHHNTLDTDLYLRIANELYLKRLIVGGFNGVYEFAKDFRNEGMDRTHNPEFTVMEIYVTYKDYLWMMDFTEEMVEQVALAVNGTTELEIWGQQVSFRRPFRRITMTDAIREKTGFDITGKSEEELREACRRLHVETDETMGKGKLIDALFGEYCERDLIQPTFVMDYPIEMSPLVKRHRNNPDLTERFELFVAGKELCNAYSELNDPIDQLDRFQEQLRLSEKGDDEAMFIDMDFVRALEYGMPPTSGMGMGIDRLTMFMTNQPSIQDVLLFPQMKPEKGVVRDNPEKYVEKGIPEEWVPVLHKMGFLTVDSLKKLSAGKLFNDLCGFNKKNKLGLKNPTAEEVKGWVE; encoded by the coding sequence ATGTCATATAACGAACTCAGCGAACAGGAACAACTGCGCCGCAATTCGCTGGCGGCACTGCGGGAGCTCGGTATCGAGCCCTATCCCGCCGCAGAATATCCCGTCACGGCCACGGCTGCGGAAATAGCCGCAGACTTCGACCCGGAGAAAGGCAACTTCCAGCAGGTCAGCATCGCAGGCCGCATCATGGGGCGCCGCATCATGGGCAGTGCCTCCTTCTTCGAACTACAGGACCACACGGGCCGCATACAGGTGTACATCCGCCGCGACGATATCTGTCCCGAAGGTGACCCGACCCTCTACAATACCGTATTCAAAAAACTGCTCGACATCGGCGACTTCGTCGGCGTGAAGGGCTTCGCTTTCATCACCCAGACGGGTGAACTCTCGGTACACTGCCGCGAACTCACCGTATTGGGCAAATCCATCCGTCCGCTGCCGGTGGTCAAGGAGAAGGACGGCAAGGTATACGATGCCTTCACCGACCCCGACACGCGTTACCGTCAGCGCTATGTGGACCTTGTGGTGAACCCGCAGGTACGGGAAGTATTCGCCAAGCGGGCCAAAATCATCGCCACCATGCGCCGTTTCTTCGACGAACGCGGCTACCTGGAGGTAGAGACCCCCATTCTGCAGCCCATACCGGGCGGCGCTGCGGCACGTCCCTTCATCACGCACCACAATACGCTCGATACGGACCTCTACCTGCGCATCGCCAACGAACTCTACCTCAAGAGGCTCATCGTGGGGGGCTTCAACGGTGTCTATGAATTCGCCAAGGATTTCCGCAACGAGGGAATGGACCGCACCCACAACCCCGAATTCACGGTGATGGAGATATACGTCACCTACAAGGATTACCTCTGGATGATGGACTTCACCGAGGAGATGGTCGAACAGGTGGCACTCGCCGTAAACGGCACCACGGAACTCGAAATATGGGGGCAGCAGGTCAGCTTCCGCCGCCCTTTCCGCAGAATAACGATGACGGATGCCATCCGCGAGAAGACCGGTTTCGACATTACCGGCAAAAGCGAGGAGGAGCTGCGCGAAGCGTGCCGCCGGTTGCATGTGGAAACGGACGAGACAATGGGCAAGGGAAAGCTGATAGACGCCCTCTTCGGCGAATACTGCGAACGCGACCTCATTCAGCCCACTTTCGTCATGGACTACCCCATCGAGATGTCGCCGCTGGTGAAACGCCACCGCAACAATCCCGACCTGACGGAACGGTTCGAACTCTTCGTGGCCGGCAAGGAGCTCTGCAACGCCTACTCCGAACTCAACGACCCGATAGACCAGCTCGACCGCTTCCAGGAGCAGCTCCGGCTGAGCGAGAAGGGCGACGACGAGGCGATGTTCATCGACATGGACTTTGTCCGCGCCCTCGAATACGGCATGCCCCCCACCTCGGGTATGGGCATGGGCATCGACCGCCTGACGATGTTCATGACCAACCAGCCCTCCATTCAGGACGTCCTGCTCTTTCCGCAAATGAAACCCGAAAAGGGCGTCGTCCGAGACAATCCGGAGAAGTATGTCGAAAAAGGCATTCCGGAGGAGTGGGTGCCGGTACTGCACAAAATGGGATTCCTGACCGTCGATTCGCTGAAGAAACTCTCGGCAGGGAAACTGTTCAACGACCTGTGCGGATTCAACAAGAAGAACAAGCTGGGGCTGAAGAACCCCACGGCGGAAGAGGTGAAAGGGTGGGTGGAATAG